Proteins encoded in a region of the Macrobrachium rosenbergii isolate ZJJX-2024 chromosome 34, ASM4041242v1, whole genome shotgun sequence genome:
- the LOC136856088 gene encoding uncharacterized protein: MRSAAGEPRMRLLVGVVLVALTSREVTDAQEVNGGPTSLPPAPPPTSNDASASSTFSSSSSSSGTECKIGDLIPGPTCNSFYMCVGPLYAAKKVKFLCAPGTVFDDDLNTCVHGIGSKCFESLPSSTSAPPAPIPPAPVPPGPLTSSPAPPGPLTSSPSPPEPTVPEVVTSSPSPPGPTPTAGHCSKYQLDPTSVYECPEPGYYPSLTDCSRFYKCIVTMNCIMKGFMFRCPSNYRYKPSLNKCVKEEEAGSCDRLADATAQTHIVTPIVDLTPDVLDDFFQSDAYWNLMRYLPSEPQKVMAVNPSTFRRESDRGFFMQGL, from the exons ATGAGGTCAGCAGCTGGCGAACCGCGCATGCGCCTACTGGTGGGGGTGGTACTGGTAGCCCTGACCTCTAGGGAGGTCACCGACGCCCAGGAGGTCAATGGAG GGCCAACTAGTCTCCCACCGGCCCCTCCCCCCACCAGCAATGACGCCAGTGCTTCTtcgactttttcttcttcttcttcttcttcaggaaccGAGTGTAAAATTGGGGACCTCATACCAGGACCCACCTGCAACTCCTTCTACAT GTGCGTCGGCCCCCTCTACGCAGCCAAGAAGGTCAAATTCCTCTGCGCCCCCGGGACGGTCTTCGACGATGACCTGAACACCTGTGTCCACGGCATAGGGTCAAAGTGCTTCGAGAGCCTCCCCTCCTCGACCTCTGCCCCACCTGCTCCGATTCCACCGGCTCCGGTTCCCCCGGGGCCCTTGACTTCCTCCCCTGCTCCCCCGGGGCCTTTGACTTCCTCCCCGTCTCCCCCGGAGCCTACGGTCCCTGAGGTGGTcacttcttccccttctcctccggGGCCGACGCCTACGGCTGGGCATTGCTCGAAGTACCAG CTGGATCCCACTTCTGTCTACGAATGTCCAGAACCTGGGTACTACCCGTCTCTCACGGACTGCTCAAGGTTCTACAAGTGCATCGTGACGATGAACTGCATAATGAAAG GCTTCATGTTCCGCTGCCCTTCAAACTACCGGTACAAACCGAGCTTAAACAAGTGTGTCAAAGAAGAGGAAGCCGGAAGCTGCGACCGGCTTGCGGATGCCACGGCGCAGACCCACATCGTGACCCCGATAGTCGACCTCACTCCCGATGTCCTGGACGACTTCTTCCAGTCTGACGCGTACTGGAACTTGATGCGCTACCTGCCCAGCGAGCCTCAAAAAGTCATGGCCGTCAATCCGTCTACCTTCAGAAGGGAGTCAGATCGAGGTTTCTTTATGCAAGGGCTCTGA